The DNA region aatttaaacccTAAAATGAATATGACCCTTTTGGCCATGATGAGTGTATGTGATGTAAACCTCTGACCACAACTGTATATGACCTTAAATGAGGTCATCACTGAGCCTTAGCTGATTCATATCAAACTGTCATCTGCAACACAAGATGCAGGCTCAACGACCCAGAAACGAAAGATGCCAAGTCCGTCTCACTCATCAAATGGTCACGGCTCTGCTGACACATCCCCCAGTCCagtgaaaaagaagaagaaaccagGTGCTGTTAGCACCAAAGACCAGGTAACACAATACTTTATTATACCTCATGGAGATATTAAACAAATGGGCACTCGATTGCTCCTCCCACAATAATATGATTTAGGGCTGCaagatattggaaaaaaattagttGCGATTAAACAGGATCAGTGtcgggaaagttcattttctatgcgaaCTAGTTCAGCTCATcgttccaaaaattaactagttcagttcatagatcataattcaaaattttcaaCAAAGTTCACCAGTCCAAAAAACGAACTAGTTCACAGTAGTCCCCTCCCATAATATGTTGCCGACGGGCTATTACCTTTAATaaactggcatttcatttccccgttgttgccacccattgagtccacactagtagccagctgcagctttcacctttataatctcaaaaacatgaggaaaaacctgttgcttgaatggtgtttctaaaatgaggaattaaaacgaaagcaggacttttgtccttagtGCAAACAAAAAACGTGCAACACTGTATGACAGGgatgatggtgaaaggacattgataactgcaTTTATTGTAGCTcagactatattaacaaaataatttatctagTCATATATTACAagggaaaatacatttcatattgtcacagtgtgatcgtaccgtgttttaactaaagcattctgatacaaatatttttttccctagtaatccatttttacaaatatgtactgtatgacaaaagaacacattcactcccatttacgcagtgtcacTGAACACACCTCATGTACTCCAGCAGCTGCCGTGTACCTGCCTAGCTTCATTCTGGAGAGCGAAATAGGAAATTCAGCAGCTGTACAATCGTTTAATCTtttgagcatgtccaaacaggtccctctgccgGTCCCttttaatattcaaatattgATTCATTGTATAtcacagtacaccaacatcgcagcagactctgcgatgtgactattgcgcacatgtacatcgcgatgacaatgctcaaacaaaatatcatgcagccctaatatgattttatgtattttgaagAATTCAAATCTGAAGCTATTTGTAACACTGCAGAATCGCACAGAACCCTTTGAACTAGGGCTGGGTATGTTAAGAACCTCACGATTCGATTTTAATCGATTTTGATTCTGTAGGTTGCAAATTGCGATGCCCATGTGAACATACGTGGTATGCCCCCTcacattttttagcaatatgacattgggaaataaaataaaataaaatttgcgcaataataacttatttgtgtgtattgagtacaaaagtaaaaaataaaggtATAAAGACTGACAAATTACAGCCTTAAAACAATTGGTTTCATTCAGAGGTATTGCTGAATCGATATTAAATTGGCGTAGGAATATTTTGATGCATCGATTAATTGAATTTTGTGCACATAAAAACAGTAGAGTAAAATATCTTCCCATCATCATCTTGACAGTCCAGTAATTTGAGTCGAATGGCTGATTCATGTTATATTGCATTTGTTATATCATCAAATGTCCCAATTGATGAATGTCAAATTTTGCATTTGACTGTGCACTACTGGCATTACTCTTCCATAGATAtcattaaatattattaaatacTAAATTAtgatttcaccccccccccccccccccccccctataaaTGATTAGCGTGCTTTGCGCTAAACGTATGTATACAATAGGTCAATCATTGCTAGTTTATGTTTGACTGTAGTAAATatgatacagtataatgtagTGCAGTTACACCACAGCCCTACACCACGATAAACAACAATTTTGTTAATAATCATATTGTTTCAGAGATCTGTTTCTACAAATATTGCTCGAACAAAATAGAAAGATCTGTTGAAACAATATTTGCTCTTACGTAAGATAGGGTTTTAATGGGAGACACCATGTTGTAAGTGGGCAGTGTATTGTGGCTTAATGGTATCTTCAGGTTGTGTCGCTTTGTTAGTTCATAACACCCTCAAATACTGCACTGGATAACAGCACATATTTAATTGACCCATAACAGCTGGAATCAAAGCACTCCACAAATGAGGAAAGAAGTGAAAAAGAGTGAGGAAAGAAAAATTCCTTAGTTTCAACAGTAACACTCTGGTGATAGGTGCTTTTCTGAAAGACTAACTCTGGTCTCCGGTTAAGGGAGAATTTGCTGTTCAGATCCTCATACAGCCAACAAAATAACAGCTTGTGGACAAGCAATGCGACCCTCTGACATCACAAGGCCACAGTGCAGATGGTCAGCCACGTGTCTCTAACTCAGCTCGGAAATCCATGTTCAAGACCTtcgaatgaaaaaaataaaataaaaaaagttaacaataataataataacatatataGACACTACTTTTCCACATTATTAGCTGAGCTGGGACCATTGACGTTAACTGACAAGACAGAGGAGAGAGAGGCCTTTTAATGTCTATACCTCTTCAATGATTAGTTATTGATATAGTTTCTCATGTTTCTCGTGTTTTTCACAAACCAATATCTTctattgtaaaacattttttttaataactctgTAATTCAATACCACAAATGAGCCCACTCCATTCTACATCTCTTCAAAGTAACTTTAGCTTACGACTCATCCATTATAGCTTCACCTTTGTATTGTTAGTCTATCAGCGATATTGAGTTGTGCTGGAGGACTGATGCTCTGACAAAAGTCAAATTTCAGCATTCATGGTTGACCCCAGAGATGACAGCATTTTTCTCTACACTGCACCTTTTCTTGTCATTGTGCATCTTTGCTTGGCTTTGTTTGCCTTGGCCTGATTTTGACTTACCCcaactttgtgtttcttttgcCTGCATTCCAGTCAGAACTAAGACATGGTCCCTTTTACTATGTGAAGCAGCCAGCACTCACCACAGAACCTGTTGATGTTGTACCACAGGACGGCAGGAATGACTTCTACTGCTGGTTGTGCCACCGCGAGGGTCAGGTGCTCTGCTGTGAGCTCTGCcccagggtgtaccacgccaaGTGCCTCAAACTACCAGACGAGCCTGAGGGCGACTGGTTCTGTCCGGAGTGTGAGGTACTCACCCAGGAATATTCTGAGTGTAAGGGTGTTGGAAACCAGAATTCAAAGACTGATGTTTCATTTACTGATGTTTTTTAACATAGCGGACCTAACTTTGGACATCTAGTGACGAGAACTATTTTCctctcaatgtttgttttttttaattagaaaataacAGTTGCTGAATGTATTGAGACTCAGAGCAAAGCCATGATGATGCTGACTATAGAGCAGCTGTCTTACCTACTAAAGTTTGCTCTTCAGAAGATGAAACAACCAGGTGTAAGTATGCTGGTATCACTGTCTCCCTGGGTATCTGATGCTAGCTAAATGGTTATGTAGTATTGGAGCAAGAAGTTGCAATTTTGTGTCAACGTTAATTTGCAATTGTCCTTTTATAATTCATTCTTAATGATTTCTATCACCTGAGCATATTTTCTTTGGCAAGTCAGCATAGAGCGCTTATGGAACCAAATAAAGAGCTTTTTACGGTCATCTTATTCTCATCAGTCGCTTCCCCTTGAACCTGTCCTCTATTGGTCTGCATGAGACATTATTAATTTGCATGTGGAAATAATTTCATGTAACTCACCTAACATTCCCAAACGTTGAACTATACTGGACCTGTCATGGCTGGGAACCATGAAAGTAAACATGCAAGCTGGTAGTGAGGATACAGCTGCCCCTCTCACTCTCTTTCAGGATCATCCCCGCTTGTCATCTCGCTCTCCCCATGCAGCTTCCACGCAGAGAAAGACTTTTAATTGGGTAATAATTACACCACTAACAAGTCCCTGTCTTGATTTCTTCCTTCACTGGTTGTGCTCCTTTTCTTTGATGCAGCTTTTAGAGTATTTAGTAGTAACATGACAGGAGCGCTCATCTGCCATAGTGAGGAAGGATTTGCAATAAATTTGCTGTTGAGTTTAACTTAAACCCCTCTTGTCTTTTGCTCCATTTTAAAGACTGAACTCTTCCAGAAACCTGTTTCCCTTGATCAGCATCCAGACTATGCTGAATACATATTTCACCCAATGGATCTTTGCACTCTTGAGAAGGTAAAAACTTGCCCATGTGAATAGATTTTAAATACATAAGCATTTCATGCATTGTTGAATAGCTCTCATATGAAAACACGTTTTACCTTTGTAACACAGaacatcaaaaagaaaatgtatggctGCACAGAGGCCTTCTTGGCAGATGTAAAGTGGATTTTGCATAACTGCATCATATACAACGGAGGTGTGTTGCATATTCTAGCCTCTATATTATATCCTAAATAGATGGGTATAtctttgtaaacaaacaactacgATAATATGAACAATCATCAATTGCTTTCCCAACTAACTAACTTTCTGTATATTTTTAGGCAACCACAAACTGACAGCCACAGCTAAGGTTATCGTCAAGATCTGTGAACATGAGGTGAATATGTGGtctgtgtcatttttttgtcgTGGAGATTAATTTTCAGTGATTGATTCAGCAAATGTAATTTTGTATCTCTTTTTGCAGATGAACGAGGTTGAAGTCTGTCCCGAGTGTTATTTGTCTGCTTGCCAAAAGAGAGACAACTGGTTCTGTGAACCATGTGTAAGTAGCACTTGTTTATGTTTTCATGAGTTTGTcaagagcaggggtgtcaaactcatttttgtcaattGCCACAccgcagttatgacttccctcggagggccgctatgaCAGcggacccatataaatgaaagattacctcatatactgtaattacagtatacacaacacattgatgaataaccggttttgaaatcagaagcctataaaaacatgtttttcaacgattacatttcttttcaaagtggggttggtaacaaaacaaatgcttgcaaatacCTCAATGTTATTACACCAGAAAGCAATGagcgattttgatttgctttcgcgggccacatccaaTGATGTggagggccagatctggcccccgggccaccagtttgacacctgtggtctagAGCTTCCAACATTACTCACTAGAGACCAAATGCTCCGTTTCAGTATTTTACTGTGTGTATACAGAGTAACCCTCACCCTCTGGTGTGGGCTAAGTTGAAAGGTTTTCCCTTTTGGCCAGCTAAAGCTCTGCGTGACAAAGATGGACAGGTGGATGCTCGCTTCTTTGGTCAGCATGACAGGTCTCAATCTTTTGTGCTTCACATACTCAACTTTGTTGTCTGTTCTCAAGAGTTTGTGTCACTAACAGGTCATATGATGTTTACATGCTTATCCTTTAGGGCTTGGGTccctttaaataattgttacCTCATGTCCAAAGAGATTCCATTCTCTGTGAAGAAGACCAAAAGCATCTTCAACAGCGCCATGCAAGAGATGGAAGTCTATGTGGAGAACATGAGGAAGAAATTTGGTGTCTTTAACTACGCCCCTTTCAGGACACCCTACACTCACAACAACAGCTTTCAAATGCTGCAGGACCCCTCTGACCCCTCATCCACCCCTTTCAAGCCTGAGAAACAGGAAAAGATCAAGTTGAGCTTTGACATGACTGCATCACCAAAGATCTCCCTGGTTAGAACCATGTTGTCAGGGGCTGGCATTGGAGGGGTCACGGCAGGCCGTCGGCTGCCTCTCAGTGACATGCCTCGCTCCCCCATGAGCACCAACTCTTCTGCAAATACAGGTTCAGATGGGGAGGATACAACAGACAAGTCCCAGGCAAAGGTCACAAACAGCCAGGGAAGTATTGGCGAAGAGTCGGCGGACTCCACAGGTACTGTAACTTTGACCTCACTTATATGAAATTACACGGGAGACGTTTCATCTCCTCTGGTCTTATTCATTAGTAAACACTTCTGTGCAGGATCACCAGCTCCTCCTCGACCAAGTCAAGCTGACAATTTATTGGACGGCAACAAACCTTGCAACACCAAGCAAGAGAAGGCACAGCTGACAGGAAGCATTTTGAACCTTAATCTAGGTAAATTGCTCATGCTTTTGTCATGTGTATGAAATAAAGGTAATAATGACCATAGTATTGTGCTTTTGTGTGATATTGCTGTGAGGAAGTAATTCATGTAGTATTCTTCCAGATCGGAGTAAAGCAGAGATGGACCTAAAGGAACTCAGTGAAACGGTTCTGCAGAAGCTGGGGACCACCCCTGTTCTCACCTCTCCAAAAAGGCATCTTAAGAGCCGTTTCCAGATGAACTTGGACAAAACCATTGAAAGCTGTAAAGCGCAGCTCGGTCAGTAGATGTTTCATCACATACATCAGTATTAGACACGGTTTTGTAACATTGCTTTGCTTGTTGTTTGGGTGCTCCAATCATTTTGCAGGTATCAACGAGATCTCTTCTGAGGTATACAAAGGTGTGGAACACAGTGACTCTGAAGACTCCGAGGGTAAATCTGACTCTAGTGACACCGAGTATGCCAGTGATGACGGACCGAAGTTTGACGATTCTCAGGATACTGCACCTACTGACGAACCCCAGAACAAAAGTAGAGACCAAGACCAACCATCTCTGAGCCAAGAGGGCAAAGCCAATGCACCTCTGGTATCTGAACCTGCAGCAGTGGATGTGTGTGCAACGCCATCAGAGATGCCGGCTCAAGAGAAAGTTCCAGAGAAAGAGCATCCAGATAAGACCAAATCCCCCCCACCATTGCCTGTGTCTAGGCAGAAGGGACAGATGAAAGAAGATCTCAAGCAACATGTTCCTGCGGAGGATTCCGACTCAGAGAGGGAGCTGGTTATTGACCTTGGGGAGGAGCAGGGGAAAAAGGACAAGAAGAGACGCAAAAAAGACGGCACTAATGTTAAAGAGGCATCTGCTGGTAAACCCGAAGGTGAGATGTTGGTTTTTATGAATGTGGGAGTGTGATGTCTAGTCTGGATGGGTAATTAATCAAAAAATTTGTtcttgaaggtaaatccctgaCCCCTTCAACATTCCCGTCTCAAAACAGCACAACCCCTTCCACACCCTCCAGTGTTGCCTCTCAGTCCCCTATGGCCATTCCCGTCACCATGATCTCCCTCACTGCGCCTTCTGCTGCAAATGTTAGCCTTGCCACGGTCTCCAATGCCCCTGCGACACCACCTTCTTCCTCGTCATCGTCAGCCTCGACCGCCCCTGCACTGAAGaaacagcgccctctgctgccTCGAGAGACAGTGCCAGTAGCGCAGAGCGCCGCTGTGTGGAATCCCACCGCCAAGCTCCAGACCCCCTCACAGAAATGGCACACGCGTCAGCAGCAGGGCCAGCAGCCAGTGGCGGCTGCACAAATTCAAGCATCGTCGCCCAGACAAGGCACGACGCAGGCGTCCATCCAGGCATCTGACAACAGCTCAACATCAGTGTCTTCATCTTCATCGCAACAGTCTTCCCAAAGCACACGTTATCAGACCAGACAGTCAATTAAAGGTAGATAAGGTTATCAGTTTAACACCATTCTAGTCACATAACACAACAATGAAATGGCCATTGTAAATCTtgcaataatataaatatttcattttctgtatttCATTGAGCACATCAGCTGTCACGCTGGTGTCCAGCTGTCCTGCTACAGGATCGTGTTTAGGCAC from Phycodurus eques isolate BA_2022a chromosome 10, UOR_Pequ_1.1, whole genome shotgun sequence includes:
- the LOC133408376 gene encoding MYND-type zinc finger-containing chromatin reader ZMYND8-like isoform X5; its protein translation is MESSTRSRDAGSTTQKRKMPSPSHSSNGHGSADTSPSPVKKKKKPGAVSTKDQDGRNDFYCWLCHREGQVLCCELCPRVYHAKCLKLPDEPEGDWFCPECEKITVAECIETQSKAMMMLTIEQLSYLLKFALQKMKQPGTELFQKPVSLDQHPDYAEYIFHPMDLCTLEKNIKKKMYGCTEAFLADVKWILHNCIIYNGGNHKLTATAKVIVKICEHEMNEVEVCPECYLSACQKRDNWFCEPCSNPHPLVWAKLKGFPFWPAKALRDKDGQVDARFFGQHDRAWVPLNNCYLMSKEIPFSVKKTKSIFNSAMQEMEVYVENMRKKFGVFNYAPFRTPYTHNNSFQMLQDPSDPSSTPFKPEKQEKIKLSFDMTASPKISLVRTMLSGAGIGGVTAGRRLPLSDMPRSPMSTNSSANTGSDGEDTTDKSQAKVTNSQGSIGEESADSTGSPAPPRPSQADNLLDGNKPCNTKQEKAQLTGSILNLNLDRSKAEMDLKELSETVLQKLGTTPVLTSPKRHLKSRFQMNLDKTIESCKAQLGINEISSEVYKGVEHSDSEDSEGKSDSSDTEYASDDGPKFDDSQDTAPTDEPQNKSRDQDQPSLSQEGKANAPLVSEPAAVDVCATPSEMPAQEKVPEKEHPDKTKSPPPLPVSRQKGQMKEDLKQHVPAEDSDSERELVIDLGEEQGKKDKKRRKKDGTNVKEASAGKPEGKSLTPSTFPSQNSTTPSTPSSVASQSPMAIPVTMISLTAPSAANVSLATVSNAPATPPSSSSSSASTAPALKKQRPLLPRETVPVAQSAAVWNPTAKLQTPSQKWHTRQQQGQQPVAAAQIQASSPRQGTTQASIQASDNSSTSVSSSSSQQSSQSTRYQTRQSIKAVTLVSSCPATGSCLGTSSPSSSLETEQYISTASGDVAADIAKYTNKIMDAIKGTVTEIYSDLSKSTSGNTIAEMKRLKIEIEKLQWLHQQELSEMKHNLELTMAEMRQSLEQERERLVAEVKKETELEKQQAVDETKKKQWCANCRKEAIFYCCWNTSYCDYPCQQAHWPEHMKSCTQSATAPQQEPEAESAADLTNKGLGQANCGPNTLRETPVAAPSEKDCDTETSSDNAAVSSS
- the LOC133408376 gene encoding MYND-type zinc finger-containing chromatin reader ZMYND8-like isoform X2: MESSTRSRDAGSTTQKRKMPSPSHSSNGHGSADTSPSPVKKKKKPGAVSTKDQSELRHGPFYYVKQPALTTEPVDVVPQDGRNDFYCWLCHREGQVLCCELCPRVYHAKCLKLPDEPEGDWFCPECEKITVAECIETQSKAMMMLTIEQLSYLLKFALQKMKQPGTELFQKPVSLDQHPDYAEYIFHPMDLCTLEKNIKKKMYGCTEAFLADVKWILHNCIIYNGGNHKLTATAKVIVKICEHEMNEVEVCPECYLSACQKRDNWFCEPCSNPHPLVWAKLKGFPFWPAKALRDKDGQVDARFFGQHDRAWVPLNNCYLMSKEIPFSVKKTKSIFNSAMQEMEVYVENMRKKFGVFNYAPFRTPYTHNNSFQMLQDPSDPSSTPFKPEKQEKIKLSFDMTASPKISLVRTMLSGAGIGGVTAGRRLPLSDMPRSPMSTNSSANTGSDGEDTTDKSQAKVTNSQGSIGEESADSTGSPAPPRPSQADNLLDGNKPCNTKQEKAQLTGSILNLNLDRSKAEMDLKELSETVLQKLGTTPVLTSPKRHLKSRFQMNLDKTIESCKAQLGINEISSEVYKGVEHSDSEDSEGKSDSSDTEYASDDGPKFDDSQDTAPTDEPQNKSRDQDQPSLSQEGKANAPLVSEPAAVDVCATPSEMPAQEKVPEKEHPDKTKSPPPLPVSRQKGQMKEDLKQHVPAEDSDSERELVIDLGEEQGKKDKKRRKKDGTNVKEASAGKPEGKSLTPSTFPSQNSTTPSTPSSVASQSPMAIPVTMISLTAPSAANVSLATVSNAPATPPSSSSSSASTAPALKKQRPLLPRETVPVAQSAAVWNPTAKLQTPSQKWHTRQQQGQQPVAAAQIQASSPRQGTTQASIQASDNSSTSVSSSSSQQSSQSTRYQTRQSIKAVTLVSSCPATGSCLGTSSPSSSLETEQYISTASGDVAADIAKYTNKIMDAIKGTVTEIYSDLSKSTSGNTIAEMKRLKIEIEKLQWLHQQELSEMKHNLELTMAEMRQSLEQERERLVAEVKKETELEKQQAVDETKKKQWCANCRKEAIFYCCWNTSYCDYPCQQAHWPEHMKSCTQSATAPQQEPEAESAADLTNKGLGQANCGPNTLRETPVAAPSEKDCDTETSSDNAAVSSS
- the LOC133408376 gene encoding MYND-type zinc finger-containing chromatin reader ZMYND8-like isoform X1 gives rise to the protein MESSTRSRDAGSTTQKRKMPSPSHSSNGHGSADTSPSPVKKKKKPGAVSTKDQSELRHGPFYYVKQPALTTEPVDVVPQDGRNDFYCWLCHREGQVLCCELCPRVYHAKCLKLPDEPEGDWFCPECEKITVAECIETQSKAMMMLTIEQLSYLLKFALQKMKQPGDHPRLSSRSPHAASTQRKTFNWTELFQKPVSLDQHPDYAEYIFHPMDLCTLEKNIKKKMYGCTEAFLADVKWILHNCIIYNGGNHKLTATAKVIVKICEHEMNEVEVCPECYLSACQKRDNWFCEPCSNPHPLVWAKLKGFPFWPAKALRDKDGQVDARFFGQHDRAWVPLNNCYLMSKEIPFSVKKTKSIFNSAMQEMEVYVENMRKKFGVFNYAPFRTPYTHNNSFQMLQDPSDPSSTPFKPEKQEKIKLSFDMTASPKISLVRTMLSGAGIGGVTAGRRLPLSDMPRSPMSTNSSANTGSDGEDTTDKSQAKVTNSQGSIGEESADSTGSPAPPRPSQADNLLDGNKPCNTKQEKAQLTGSILNLNLDRSKAEMDLKELSETVLQKLGTTPVLTSPKRHLKSRFQMNLDKTIESCKAQLGINEISSEVYKGVEHSDSEDSEGKSDSSDTEYASDDGPKFDDSQDTAPTDEPQNKSRDQDQPSLSQEGKANAPLVSEPAAVDVCATPSEMPAQEKVPEKEHPDKTKSPPPLPVSRQKGQMKEDLKQHVPAEDSDSERELVIDLGEEQGKKDKKRRKKDGTNVKEASAGKPEGKSLTPSTFPSQNSTTPSTPSSVASQSPMAIPVTMISLTAPSAANVSLATVSNAPATPPSSSSSSASTAPALKKQRPLLPRETVPVAQSAAVWNPTAKLQTPSQKWHTRQQQGQQPVAAAQIQASSPRQGTTQASIQASDNSSTSVSSSSSQQSSQSTRYQTRQSIKAVTLVSSCPATGSCLGTSSPSSSLETEQYISTASGDVAADIAKYTNKIMDAIKGTVTEIYSDLSKSTSGNTIAEMKRLKIEIEKLQWLHQQELSEMKHNLELTMAEMRQSLEQERERLVAEVKKETELEKQQAVDETKKKQWCANCRKEAIFYCCWNTSYCDYPCQQAHWPEHMKSCTQSATAPQQEPEAESAADLTNKGLGQANCGPNTLRETPVAAPSEKDCDTETSSDNAAVSSS
- the LOC133408376 gene encoding MYND-type zinc finger-containing chromatin reader ZMYND8-like isoform X4 translates to MESSTRSRDAGSTTQKRKMPSPSHSSNGHGSADTSPSPVKKKKKPGAVSTKDQSELRHGPFYYVKQPALTTEPVDVVPQDGRNDFYCWLCHREGQVLCCELCPRVYHAKCLKLPDEPEGDWFCPECEDHPRLSSRSPHAASTQRKTFNWTELFQKPVSLDQHPDYAEYIFHPMDLCTLEKNIKKKMYGCTEAFLADVKWILHNCIIYNGGNHKLTATAKVIVKICEHEMNEVEVCPECYLSACQKRDNWFCEPCSNPHPLVWAKLKGFPFWPAKALRDKDGQVDARFFGQHDRAWVPLNNCYLMSKEIPFSVKKTKSIFNSAMQEMEVYVENMRKKFGVFNYAPFRTPYTHNNSFQMLQDPSDPSSTPFKPEKQEKIKLSFDMTASPKISLVRTMLSGAGIGGVTAGRRLPLSDMPRSPMSTNSSANTGSDGEDTTDKSQAKVTNSQGSIGEESADSTGSPAPPRPSQADNLLDGNKPCNTKQEKAQLTGSILNLNLDRSKAEMDLKELSETVLQKLGTTPVLTSPKRHLKSRFQMNLDKTIESCKAQLGINEISSEVYKGVEHSDSEDSEGKSDSSDTEYASDDGPKFDDSQDTAPTDEPQNKSRDQDQPSLSQEGKANAPLVSEPAAVDVCATPSEMPAQEKVPEKEHPDKTKSPPPLPVSRQKGQMKEDLKQHVPAEDSDSERELVIDLGEEQGKKDKKRRKKDGTNVKEASAGKPEGKSLTPSTFPSQNSTTPSTPSSVASQSPMAIPVTMISLTAPSAANVSLATVSNAPATPPSSSSSSASTAPALKKQRPLLPRETVPVAQSAAVWNPTAKLQTPSQKWHTRQQQGQQPVAAAQIQASSPRQGTTQASIQASDNSSTSVSSSSSQQSSQSTRYQTRQSIKAVTLVSSCPATGSCLGTSSPSSSLETEQYISTASGDVAADIAKYTNKIMDAIKGTVTEIYSDLSKSTSGNTIAEMKRLKIEIEKLQWLHQQELSEMKHNLELTMAEMRQSLEQERERLVAEVKKETELEKQQAVDETKKKQWCANCRKEAIFYCCWNTSYCDYPCQQAHWPEHMKSCTQSATAPQQEPEAESAADLTNKGLGQANCGPNTLRETPVAAPSEKDCDTETSSDNAAVSSS
- the LOC133408376 gene encoding MYND-type zinc finger-containing chromatin reader ZMYND8-like isoform X3 produces the protein MESSTRSRDAGSTTQKRKMPSPSHSSNGHGSADTSPSPVKKKKKPGAVSTKDQDGRNDFYCWLCHREGQVLCCELCPRVYHAKCLKLPDEPEGDWFCPECEKITVAECIETQSKAMMMLTIEQLSYLLKFALQKMKQPGDHPRLSSRSPHAASTQRKTFNWTELFQKPVSLDQHPDYAEYIFHPMDLCTLEKNIKKKMYGCTEAFLADVKWILHNCIIYNGGNHKLTATAKVIVKICEHEMNEVEVCPECYLSACQKRDNWFCEPCSNPHPLVWAKLKGFPFWPAKALRDKDGQVDARFFGQHDRAWVPLNNCYLMSKEIPFSVKKTKSIFNSAMQEMEVYVENMRKKFGVFNYAPFRTPYTHNNSFQMLQDPSDPSSTPFKPEKQEKIKLSFDMTASPKISLVRTMLSGAGIGGVTAGRRLPLSDMPRSPMSTNSSANTGSDGEDTTDKSQAKVTNSQGSIGEESADSTGSPAPPRPSQADNLLDGNKPCNTKQEKAQLTGSILNLNLDRSKAEMDLKELSETVLQKLGTTPVLTSPKRHLKSRFQMNLDKTIESCKAQLGINEISSEVYKGVEHSDSEDSEGKSDSSDTEYASDDGPKFDDSQDTAPTDEPQNKSRDQDQPSLSQEGKANAPLVSEPAAVDVCATPSEMPAQEKVPEKEHPDKTKSPPPLPVSRQKGQMKEDLKQHVPAEDSDSERELVIDLGEEQGKKDKKRRKKDGTNVKEASAGKPEGKSLTPSTFPSQNSTTPSTPSSVASQSPMAIPVTMISLTAPSAANVSLATVSNAPATPPSSSSSSASTAPALKKQRPLLPRETVPVAQSAAVWNPTAKLQTPSQKWHTRQQQGQQPVAAAQIQASSPRQGTTQASIQASDNSSTSVSSSSSQQSSQSTRYQTRQSIKAVTLVSSCPATGSCLGTSSPSSSLETEQYISTASGDVAADIAKYTNKIMDAIKGTVTEIYSDLSKSTSGNTIAEMKRLKIEIEKLQWLHQQELSEMKHNLELTMAEMRQSLEQERERLVAEVKKETELEKQQAVDETKKKQWCANCRKEAIFYCCWNTSYCDYPCQQAHWPEHMKSCTQSATAPQQEPEAESAADLTNKGLGQANCGPNTLRETPVAAPSEKDCDTETSSDNAAVSSS